One Candidatus Nitrososphaera evergladensis SR1 genomic window carries:
- a CDS encoding type II toxin-antitoxin system VapC family toxin, with the protein MQQPDRFVLDASVAAKWFNNESLTDKAIEVRDAFVQGKIRLLAPAQMVYEVGNSIWKNKAWIAEAENAMNAISNLIDMEIESMQLNQEMAMDAMKIARDHSITFYDAAYIALADHFDATLISADDEILAKTKNKSRKENKEKPLMSIMHLKDFQI; encoded by the coding sequence ATGCAGCAGCCTGACAGGTTCGTCTTGGATGCAAGCGTTGCGGCAAAATGGTTCAACAACGAAAGTCTCACTGACAAGGCCATAGAGGTCAGAGACGCCTTTGTGCAGGGTAAAATACGCCTTTTGGCTCCAGCTCAGATGGTGTACGAAGTCGGAAACTCGATCTGGAAGAACAAGGCATGGATAGCTGAAGCAGAAAACGCCATGAATGCTATTAGCAATCTTATTGACATGGAGATAGAGTCTATGCAGTTAAACCAAGAAATGGCGATGGACGCAATGAAGATTGCACGCGACCATTCTATTACCTTTTACGACGCTGCATACATTGCCTTGGCAGATCACTTTGACGCCACTTTGATTTCGGCAGATGATGAAATCCTAGCAAAAACAAAAAACAAGAGCAGAAAAGAGAACAAGGAAAAACCACTGATGAGCATTATGCACCTAAAGGATTTTCAGATCTGA